In the genome of Streptomyces pactum, one region contains:
- a CDS encoding DUF5937 family protein, translating to MTLRIDIGGRPDERLRFAASPLAELTAMLHVLAEPGHHPRFAGWAAQVWDGLRPELAERLREAEFLWRSSQADFLLPARPRPTLAEELDDVDLLDDDTYVTAALVTTCGGGRVRFPAPSPLTDPAARRRALDLAQARGARQEAFAERLLADPAAVRARVRHTLEECAEAFFDAAWADAAVRLATDLRLKNDLLRRQGAGAALASVSGAVALAPDGDHIVVDKLQDKATTAHDTVTFIPSVHNSPHLVVVHAPGWQPVVQYPVAEPRPPEPVPLETVSLRLEALAHPVRLRLLRTLARGPHTTGELAHLWDLSAPEVSRHLAVLRRAGLLTPRRHGRYVRHSLNLPDLTALGTDLLAAVLR from the coding sequence ATGACGTTGAGGATCGACATCGGCGGTCGGCCGGACGAGCGCCTGCGGTTCGCCGCCTCCCCGCTGGCCGAACTGACCGCGATGCTGCACGTGCTGGCCGAACCCGGGCACCATCCGCGGTTCGCCGGCTGGGCCGCTCAGGTGTGGGACGGGCTGCGGCCGGAGCTGGCCGAGCGGCTGCGGGAGGCGGAGTTCCTCTGGCGCTCCTCCCAGGCCGACTTCCTGCTGCCCGCCCGCCCCCGGCCGACCCTGGCCGAGGAGCTGGACGACGTCGATCTGCTCGACGACGACACCTATGTGACCGCCGCGCTGGTGACCACCTGCGGCGGCGGCCGGGTCCGCTTCCCCGCGCCGTCGCCGCTGACCGACCCGGCCGCCCGCCGGCGGGCCCTGGACCTGGCCCAGGCCCGTGGCGCCCGGCAGGAGGCGTTCGCGGAACGGCTGCTGGCGGACCCGGCCGCGGTGCGGGCGCGGGTGCGCCACACCCTCGAAGAGTGCGCGGAAGCGTTCTTCGACGCCGCCTGGGCGGACGCCGCGGTGCGTCTCGCCACCGATCTGCGGCTGAAGAACGACCTGCTCCGGCGGCAGGGCGCCGGGGCGGCGCTGGCGTCGGTCTCCGGGGCGGTCGCCCTGGCCCCGGACGGCGACCACATCGTCGTGGACAAGCTGCAGGACAAGGCGACCACCGCCCACGACACCGTCACCTTCATCCCCAGCGTCCACAACAGCCCGCACCTGGTGGTGGTCCACGCGCCCGGCTGGCAGCCGGTGGTGCAGTACCCGGTGGCCGAGCCGCGACCACCGGAGCCGGTGCCGCTGGAGACGGTCAGCCTGCGGCTGGAGGCGCTCGCCCATCCGGTACGGCTGCGGCTGCTGCGCACCCTGGCCCGTGGCCCGCACACCACCGGTGAGCTGGCCCACCTCTGGGACCTGTCGGCCCCCGAGGTCTCCCGCCACCTCGCGGTCCTGCGCCGCGCGGGCCTGCTCACCCCGCGGCGGCACGGCCGGTACGTGCGCCACAGCCTCAACCTGCCCGACCTGACGGCGCTGGGCACCGACCTGCTGGCCGCCGTGCTGCGCTGA
- a CDS encoding MFS transporter: MTTPLTTRPRALVRALGGPRYAMALAVDSLGTGLLRPFLLLYGMTVLELSAPATGTAMAVGVVVGLGCMPAVGRWLDRGARSTVVAASMLVRVVGVALLLATPVGQAAPFAAAALLLGVGNQAWPAAHAALVATVSHGRERDAALAAARALRNAGLGAGALIATVGLAGGAPALRAMAATTGLACLAAAALTWSVRLHARPAAAPAGEDLPAGPAPRMGGLLAANVIYVFCLNVPEIALPLVLVTQLHASPVWSAAIFVANTVLVVTLQVPVTVLMSRFPRRTVLALSGVVLAVSYLGFLAATQYGRGWGAPAVAAVSVVCTIGEILYAGSATALVTALAPAHVLGRALARFEVSTGFGLAVSPAAITALAPHGPAALWGGLAGATLLAAGAVATGTDRGSPAGDRPARAGSGAVAAE; the protein is encoded by the coding sequence ATGACGACCCCCCTCACGACCCGGCCCCGCGCCCTCGTCCGGGCCCTCGGCGGCCCCCGCTACGCGATGGCGCTGGCCGTGGACTCGCTCGGCACCGGCCTGCTGCGGCCCTTCCTGCTGCTCTACGGGATGACGGTGCTGGAGCTGTCCGCGCCCGCCACCGGCACCGCCATGGCGGTCGGCGTCGTCGTGGGCCTGGGCTGCATGCCCGCGGTGGGCCGCTGGCTGGACCGGGGCGCGCGCAGCACCGTGGTGGCGGCGTCGATGCTGGTCCGGGTGGTGGGCGTGGCGCTGCTGCTGGCCACCCCGGTCGGGCAGGCGGCGCCGTTCGCGGCGGCGGCGCTCCTCCTGGGGGTCGGCAACCAGGCGTGGCCGGCCGCCCACGCGGCCCTGGTGGCCACGGTCTCGCACGGCCGGGAGCGCGACGCCGCCCTCGCCGCGGCCCGGGCGCTGCGCAACGCCGGCCTGGGCGCGGGCGCGCTCATCGCCACCGTTGGCCTGGCCGGGGGCGCCCCCGCGCTGCGGGCAATGGCGGCCACCACCGGCCTCGCCTGCCTGGCCGCCGCCGCCCTGACCTGGTCGGTCCGTCTGCACGCGCGGCCGGCCGCCGCCCCGGCGGGGGAGGACCTGCCCGCCGGCCCCGCCCCGCGGATGGGCGGGCTGCTCGCCGCCAACGTCATCTACGTCTTCTGCCTCAACGTCCCCGAGATCGCGCTGCCGCTGGTCCTGGTGACCCAGCTGCACGCCTCCCCGGTGTGGTCGGCGGCGATCTTCGTGGCGAACACCGTGCTGGTGGTCACCCTCCAGGTGCCGGTCACCGTCCTGATGTCCCGCTTCCCCCGGCGGACCGTGCTGGCCCTGTCCGGCGTGGTCCTCGCCGTGTCCTACCTGGGCTTCCTCGCGGCCACGCAGTACGGGCGGGGCTGGGGCGCCCCGGCCGTCGCGGCGGTGTCCGTGGTGTGCACCATCGGCGAGATCCTCTACGCCGGCAGCGCCACCGCGCTGGTCACCGCCCTCGCCCCGGCCCACGTCCTGGGACGTGCCCTGGCCCGCTTCGAGGTGTCCACCGGCTTCGGCCTCGCCGTCTCCCCGGCGGCCATCACCGCCCTGGCCCCGCACGGTCCGGCCGCCCTGTGGGGCGGCCTCGCCGGTGCGACCCTGCTCGCCGCCGGTGCCGTCGCCACCGGGACGGACCGGGGCAGCCCGGCCGGCGACCGCCCGGCGCGGGCCGGCTCGGGGGCCGTCGCGGCGGAGTGA